One Kaistella polysaccharea DNA segment encodes these proteins:
- a CDS encoding ferritin: MISTNIAELLNQQITNEQFAAQYYLSMSAWFYARDLDGIANYFRVQSKEELMHADKMFDYLNDVGAPIIMGTIEKPPHEFSSSTEIFIKALEHERLVTKSIFNILKNANDEGDFATVSFLQWFVTEQIEEEASASQLVTKIKMVSENPSALYLFDQELAQRVFLPTEGN; this comes from the coding sequence ATGATAAGTACAAATATTGCTGAATTATTAAATCAGCAGATTACAAACGAACAATTTGCCGCTCAGTATTACCTCTCGATGTCGGCGTGGTTTTACGCGCGAGATTTAGATGGGATTGCGAATTATTTTCGGGTGCAGAGTAAAGAAGAATTGATGCACGCAGATAAAATGTTCGATTACTTAAATGATGTAGGCGCACCAATTATCATGGGAACTATTGAAAAACCACCTCACGAATTTTCGTCTTCCACGGAAATCTTTATAAAAGCTTTGGAGCATGAAAGACTGGTAACAAAAAGTATTTTCAATATTCTTAAAAACGCCAATGACGAAGGTGATTTTGCAACAGTTTCTTTCCTGCAGTGGTTTGTCACTGAGCAAATAGAAGAGGAAGCAAGCGCGTCGCAACTCGTAACTAAGATTAAGATGGTTTCGGAAAATCCGTCTGCACTTTATCTTTTTGATCAGGAATTGGCCCAGCGGGTGTTTCTGCCGACCGAAGGAAATTAG
- the secE gene encoding preprotein translocase subunit SecE, which produces MSLVDFIKGSYTEFKDKVEWPKWPELQSSTIVVTIGTVLLSIFVFGVDSLFSKSIANILSLFINLFN; this is translated from the coding sequence ATGAGTTTAGTAGATTTTATTAAAGGTTCTTATACCGAATTTAAAGACAAAGTTGAATGGCCGAAGTGGCCTGAGTTACAATCATCTACCATAGTAGTAACTATCGGTACCGTGCTTTTGTCGATATTTGTTTTTGGTGTTGATTCGTTGTTCAGTAAATCTATTGCGAATATTTTATCGCTCTTTATCAATCTGTTCAATTAA
- a CDS encoding tyrosine-type recombinase/integrase, protein MIERFLEFIAVERRYSPHTLTSYRKDLSDFTDFLLKTEAHKDVTKVDKKIIRNFMSEMSATGIAKRSINRKLSTLRSFYVFLLKVGEVEVSPLESIQSLKFYAEKQIPFSEEEMRNLESLETKPKNSSFLKELIIETLYQTGMRRAELTGLLLNDVDFSKNELKVTGKGNKSRIIPIAEKLLADFKKYLTIRKPLVDNEMYFFLSAKGKKLNDKFVYSAVNSYLGLVSSKTKRSPHILRHSFATHVLDNGAEISKVKKIMGHSSLASTQVYTNANIEQLKKVFNNAHPRAKKNLDYEN, encoded by the coding sequence ATGATTGAAAGATTTTTGGAATTTATTGCGGTCGAACGGCGGTACTCGCCTCATACGCTAACCAGCTACCGGAAAGATCTTTCTGATTTTACGGATTTTCTTCTTAAAACAGAAGCGCATAAGGATGTAACCAAAGTTGATAAAAAAATCATCCGAAATTTCATGTCAGAAATGAGTGCTACCGGCATTGCGAAAAGAAGCATTAACCGTAAACTTTCTACCCTACGGAGTTTCTATGTATTTCTTCTGAAAGTTGGTGAAGTTGAAGTTTCACCTTTAGAAAGCATTCAATCCCTAAAATTTTACGCAGAAAAACAAATTCCATTTTCCGAAGAGGAAATGCGGAATCTGGAATCTTTGGAAACGAAACCGAAGAACAGCAGTTTTTTGAAAGAACTCATCATCGAAACACTTTACCAAACGGGAATGCGGCGGGCAGAACTTACAGGTCTTCTACTGAATGACGTTGACTTCAGTAAAAATGAATTAAAAGTTACGGGTAAGGGAAATAAATCACGAATTATTCCTATCGCAGAGAAACTCTTGGCAGACTTTAAGAAATATTTAACCATCAGAAAACCCTTGGTAGATAACGAGATGTATTTTTTCCTCAGCGCAAAGGGTAAAAAACTAAATGACAAGTTTGTCTATTCTGCTGTTAATTCCTACCTTGGTCTGGTGTCTTCGAAAACAAAAAGAAGTCCTCATATTCTGCGACATAGTTTTGCAACGCATGTTCTGGATAACGGCGCAGAGATTTCTAAAGTGAAGAAAATAATGGGACACTCGTCATTGGCATCTACTCAGGTTTATACCAATGCGAACATTGAACAATTAAAAAAAGTGTTTAACAATGCTCATCCGAGAGCGAAAAAAAATCTAGATTATGAAAATTAA
- a CDS encoding UvrD-helicase domain-containing protein: protein MKPDYKVIYASAGSGKTYALVQNLLAICLKYPAQADKVRNILALTFTNKAANEMKHRIISWLKEFSLDTYEQNGDLQNIKNKLAKEGFNITLAELHERSKKMLDYVLHHYSTLNIGTIDKFNAKLVRSFSQELGLAQNFALEINSEPFLIEAVDKMLEEIGQENKISEAFMDFVNYSLDNNDRLNLNQTLYNSAKEYVQDKHYFQLNKNKEFDWEVYEEAKKRLRQNIKDLREESSKIAEECLILLQEKNLEIGDFASGANGIGGFFQKFLKSKSPLIYISREKDDKCIESMMKGSSTKAKHKQNEILEILDFLLAQRTKIINNHVEIQKKEKILQALLPLKVNKDIQDKLAEIELENDLVLLSKFNIMIHENLREEPTAFIYEKIGTKFSHYFFDEFQDTSELQWQNLIPLRDHANSQENMSFTLVGDPKQSIYRFRGGDSQLMLNIINNKDNSAVSAVVENLEFNYRSAKNIVDFNNQLYLYMSQFTEPEHEKIFGPGSQQIAKSSVEGRVRVNLLENTGKKGTDYETVSEMMRADIQTCINQGFRFSDITILCRGNFDIFSYSQHLGNLKVNYKGEDVFIKTISESGLTLNLSVTLMALTEFLRWQENPKNMQYAVKMLYYLNVLGRITIEDFTLEMTQILALSSKSEMEQFIQDKYKLQLTSEDLLQLNLYNYVEHFLQEFTVEGKETDFLFNYLEMLYAYSQNAGSTLKEFLKFWDEEANKTTIQASENVDAVQIMTIHKSKGLEFPVVLLPMRNKAPSKKSSYWFDTKSEEKLSSVNVKLFDEELMTYDDEISSFNSKNSYQQKIDDFCLQYVATTRASEQLFFYIEKESKSNNYLDIFTFLKDRIPLNEKGEEQSSFDLYEISETDLLKKTKSKKTEYSTQPIQFRNKEDKNTDAIKIATPSKNYQNRVEKVRMGIFTHEILAQINSAKDVAQVLESYLLEGKITREQHSEISDRIFSIINNENYSQYFKEDQIVINEKDIMISENGFSELYRPDRLIDTEHGIIILDFKTGDEEEKHQLQLDKYQSVLEKLGKTVIKSQIVYV from the coding sequence ATGAAACCCGACTATAAAGTAATTTATGCTTCTGCAGGATCTGGAAAGACTTATGCACTGGTTCAGAATCTGTTAGCAATTTGTCTTAAATATCCAGCACAGGCAGATAAAGTCCGAAATATTCTGGCGCTTACCTTTACCAATAAGGCAGCAAATGAAATGAAACACAGGATTATCAGTTGGTTAAAGGAATTTTCATTAGATACCTATGAGCAGAATGGAGATCTGCAAAACATTAAAAATAAATTAGCAAAAGAAGGTTTTAATATAACATTAGCCGAACTGCACGAGCGGTCAAAAAAAATGCTGGATTATGTTTTACACCACTACTCGACTTTAAATATCGGAACCATCGATAAATTCAACGCCAAACTGGTGCGAAGTTTTTCACAGGAATTGGGTTTGGCGCAAAATTTCGCCCTGGAAATCAATTCTGAACCATTCCTCATAGAAGCTGTTGATAAAATGCTGGAAGAAATTGGGCAGGAAAATAAAATTTCTGAAGCTTTCATGGATTTTGTTAATTATTCGCTGGATAATAATGACCGCTTAAATCTTAATCAAACCCTCTACAATTCGGCAAAAGAATATGTTCAGGATAAACACTATTTTCAACTGAATAAAAATAAAGAATTCGACTGGGAAGTGTATGAAGAAGCCAAAAAGAGACTTCGCCAAAATATAAAAGACCTTCGTGAAGAATCAAGTAAAATTGCCGAAGAATGCTTGATTTTACTCCAGGAAAAAAATTTGGAAATCGGAGATTTTGCAAGTGGCGCAAATGGAATCGGTGGTTTTTTTCAAAAGTTTTTGAAGAGCAAATCACCTTTAATTTATATCTCACGGGAAAAAGATGACAAATGTATAGAATCGATGATGAAAGGTTCTTCCACAAAAGCAAAACATAAGCAGAACGAAATCCTAGAAATCTTAGACTTTTTACTTGCTCAGCGCACAAAAATCATCAATAATCATGTTGAAATTCAGAAAAAAGAAAAAATTCTGCAAGCGCTTTTACCATTAAAAGTTAATAAAGACATACAGGATAAACTCGCAGAAATTGAGTTGGAAAATGATTTGGTGCTTTTATCAAAGTTCAACATTATGATTCATGAAAATCTTCGCGAAGAACCAACCGCTTTTATTTATGAAAAAATTGGGACGAAATTCAGTCATTATTTCTTCGATGAATTTCAGGATACTTCTGAACTGCAGTGGCAAAATTTGATTCCGCTGCGGGATCATGCGAACTCGCAGGAAAATATGAGTTTTACGCTCGTTGGCGATCCGAAGCAAAGTATTTATCGCTTTCGTGGCGGCGATTCGCAACTGATGCTGAATATCATTAATAATAAAGACAATTCAGCAGTTTCCGCGGTGGTAGAAAATCTTGAATTTAATTACAGAAGCGCAAAAAATATTGTCGATTTTAATAATCAACTTTATCTCTACATGTCGCAGTTTACAGAACCTGAACATGAAAAAATATTTGGTCCGGGTTCTCAGCAGATTGCAAAATCTTCTGTAGAAGGTCGAGTGCGGGTAAATCTTTTAGAAAATACGGGTAAGAAAGGAACAGATTATGAAACTGTTTCAGAAATGATGCGCGCAGATATTCAGACCTGTATAAATCAAGGATTTCGCTTTTCAGATATAACGATTCTCTGTCGCGGAAATTTTGATATTTTCAGCTATTCTCAGCATCTCGGCAACTTAAAAGTAAATTATAAAGGCGAAGATGTTTTCATTAAAACCATCTCGGAATCTGGATTAACTTTAAACCTTTCCGTAACATTAATGGCTTTAACTGAATTTTTAAGATGGCAGGAAAACCCCAAAAACATGCAGTATGCGGTAAAAATGCTTTACTATTTAAATGTTCTTGGAAGAATTACAATTGAAGATTTCACGCTTGAAATGACGCAGATTTTGGCGCTGTCTTCTAAATCTGAAATGGAGCAATTTATTCAAGATAAATATAAGCTTCAGCTAACTTCCGAGGATTTATTGCAACTTAACCTGTACAATTACGTAGAACATTTCTTACAGGAATTTACGGTAGAAGGCAAGGAAACCGATTTCCTTTTTAATTATTTGGAAATGTTGTACGCGTACTCACAAAATGCCGGCTCCACTTTAAAAGAGTTTTTAAAATTTTGGGATGAAGAAGCAAATAAGACCACCATTCAAGCATCCGAAAATGTAGATGCGGTACAGATTATGACAATTCACAAATCGAAAGGTTTGGAATTTCCGGTGGTTTTATTGCCAATGCGCAACAAAGCACCTAGTAAAAAAAGCAGTTATTGGTTTGATACAAAGTCTGAAGAAAAATTATCGTCGGTAAACGTGAAATTATTTGATGAAGAGCTGATGACTTATGATGATGAAATCTCTTCTTTTAACTCAAAAAATTCTTATCAACAAAAAATTGATGATTTCTGCTTGCAATATGTCGCAACGACAAGAGCGTCGGAACAACTTTTCTTTTATATTGAAAAAGAGAGCAAAAGCAATAATTATCTTGATATTTTTACTTTTCTAAAGGATAGAATTCCCCTCAATGAAAAAGGAGAGGAACAATCATCTTTTGATCTTTACGAAATTTCTGAGACCGATTTACTGAAAAAAACGAAGTCAAAGAAAACGGAATATAGTACGCAACCCATTCAATTTCGCAATAAAGAAGACAAAAATACGGATGCTATAAAAATCGCAACTCCATCTAAAAACTACCAAAATAGAGTTGAAAAAGTTCGAATGGGAATTTTCACGCACGAAATTCTGGCGCAAATCAATTCTGCGAAGGATGTTGCTCAAGTTCTAGAAAGTTATCTTTTGGAAGGAAAAATTACGCGGGAACAGCATTCGGAAATCAGTGACCGGATTTTTAGTATCATTAATAATGAGAATTATTCTCAATATTTTAAAGAAGATCAAATTGTAATTAATGAAAAAGATATCATGATTTCTGAAAACGGTTTCAGTGAACTTTACCGGCCCGACCGCCTTATTGATACAGAACACGGAATTATTATTCTTGATTTCAAAACTGGTGATGAGGAGGAAAAACATCAATTACAACTCGATAAATACCAATCTGTTTTAGAAAAGCTGGGTAAGACGGTCATTAAATCACAAATCGTGTATGTATAA
- the tuf gene encoding elongation factor Tu, which yields MAKETFNRNKPHLNIGTIGHVDHGKTTLTAAISKVLSDKGFGTARDFSSIDSAPEEKERGITINTSHIEYETANRHYAHVDCPGHADYVKNMVTGAAQMDGAILVVAATDGPMPQTREHILLCRQVNVPNVLVFMNKVDMVDDAELLELVEMEVRELLSSYDYDGDNTPVIQGSALGGLNGEPKWVEKIEELMEAVDTWIELPTRDVDKTFLMPIEDVFSITGRGTVATGRIEAGVINTGDAVDIVGMGDEKLTSTVTGVEMFRKILDRGEAGDNVGILLRGIEKTDIKRGMVIAKAGSVTPHKKFKAEVYILSKEEGGRHTPFHNKYRPQFYVRTTDVTGEIFLPEGVEMVMPGDNLTITVELLQPIALNVGLRFAIREGGRTVGAGQVTEITD from the coding sequence ATGGCAAAGGAAACGTTTAATCGTAACAAACCACACTTGAACATTGGTACCATCGGTCACGTAGACCATGGTAAAACTACACTTACAGCTGCAATCAGCAAAGTGTTATCTGACAAAGGATTCGGAACTGCAAGAGATTTCTCTTCTATTGATTCTGCTCCTGAAGAAAAAGAAAGAGGTATTACAATCAATACTTCACACATTGAATATGAAACTGCAAACAGACACTACGCTCACGTAGATTGTCCAGGTCACGCCGATTATGTAAAAAACATGGTAACTGGTGCTGCTCAAATGGATGGTGCTATCTTGGTAGTTGCTGCTACAGACGGACCAATGCCACAAACTAGAGAGCATATCTTACTTTGTCGTCAGGTAAATGTACCTAACGTACTTGTATTTATGAACAAAGTGGATATGGTTGATGACGCTGAATTATTAGAATTAGTAGAAATGGAAGTTAGAGAACTTCTTTCTTCTTATGACTATGATGGTGATAATACTCCAGTAATTCAAGGTTCTGCACTTGGTGGACTTAACGGTGAGCCAAAATGGGTAGAAAAAATCGAAGAATTGATGGAAGCTGTTGATACTTGGATTGAACTTCCAACTAGAGATGTTGACAAAACATTCTTGATGCCAATTGAAGACGTATTCTCTATTACAGGTCGTGGAACAGTTGCTACAGGAAGAATTGAAGCAGGTGTTATCAACACAGGTGATGCAGTAGATATCGTAGGTATGGGTGATGAAAAATTAACATCAACTGTAACAGGAGTAGAAATGTTCCGTAAGATCCTTGATAGAGGTGAAGCTGGTGATAACGTAGGTATCTTGTTAAGAGGTATTGAGAAAACTGACATCAAAAGAGGTATGGTAATCGCGAAAGCAGGTTCTGTAACTCCACACAAAAAATTCAAAGCAGAGGTTTATATCCTTTCTAAAGAAGAAGGTGGTCGTCACACTCCATTCCACAACAAATACCGTCCACAGTTCTATGTAAGAACTACAGACGTTACAGGTGAGATCTTCTTACCAGAAGGTGTAGAAATGGTAATGCCTGGTGATAACTTAACGATTACTGTAGAATTGTTGCAGCCAATCGCTCTTAACGTAGGTCTTAGATTTGCGATCAGAGAAGGTGGTAGAACAGTTGGTGCAGGTCAGGTTACTGAAATCACAGACTAA
- the rpsU gene encoding 30S ribosomal protein S21, whose protein sequence is MLIIPVKDGESIDRALKKYKRKFDKTGTIRALRSRQQFNKPSVVNRQAKVKAAHKQRNLSREEQA, encoded by the coding sequence ATGTTAATAATCCCAGTAAAAGATGGTGAATCCATCGACAGAGCATTAAAAAAATACAAAAGAAAATTCGACAAAACAGGAACTATCAGAGCTCTTAGAAGTCGTCAACAATTCAACAAACCTTCTGTAGTAAACAGACAGGCGAAGGTGAAAGCTGCCCACAAGCAGAGAAATTTAAGTCGCGAAGAGCAAGCTTAA
- a CDS encoding HPF/RaiA family ribosome-associated protein: MKIKVQSIGLTPHAPLEGYLEKKLNKLETFYDKIHGCQVFLKVENGGGKENKTAEIKLEVPGDDIVVKKTSASFEESIDLCAEAAKKLLIKKKELA; this comes from the coding sequence ATGAAAATTAAAGTTCAGTCAATTGGTTTGACTCCACATGCACCACTTGAAGGGTATTTAGAAAAAAAACTCAATAAGTTAGAAACTTTTTACGATAAAATCCATGGTTGTCAGGTTTTTCTAAAGGTGGAAAACGGAGGTGGAAAAGAAAATAAAACGGCAGAGATAAAATTAGAAGTTCCAGGGGACGATATCGTGGTTAAAAAGACTTCGGCATCATTTGAAGAGAGTATTGATCTGTGTGCGGAAGCCGCTAAAAAGCTGCTAATCAAGAAAAAAGAATTGGCTTAA
- a CDS encoding transglutaminase-like domain-containing protein, with the protein MIKIYQLFFAVLSTWCFAQNYAVNSIPENLLVNANAVIREHSEDYILKSVNEMTIKETHVVTIMSAAGDRHSTVSIPYNPTTKVNNIKVEMFDASGKLDKTFAKKDFADYTNNPSAGLYTDDRILILRTISTKYPFTLKTSYETNTSNTVYLSNFSPINGYNLALEKSNFSIVNNSGISIRIKINDKPIGKVLESKEGNVWKYSYQNITAISPEDLSPSLNYLVPKVEFSPEKFTLEGRQGDLTDWNSFGKWYFNDLISPVSQITPEISAEVAALNLSGSTSEKVKTLYQYMQNKTRYVLIAMGIGGWQPMPASEVAKKGYGDCKALTNYMRTLLTAAGIPSYYSVIYNDDSVISFDKDFPKLSGNHVILMVPTEKNPIWLENTSQRFAFNHLSYSSHNRNVLAVDENGIKIIDTPTYKPEESKELMVAKVQLAEDGSITSNANFQFTGGQYDTNLGLFSLKSDEIKEALKNRHYNLQIDQIAVQNLSNNRDHATISYDLNLKAKGFSKKLGNDLFFPAMPFYPAVTFTTNTERVLPFETSFPFQDDYEIEFSAPFGYQFTDLPETSDFSTEFGSYSLAYKMNGDKLMVRRILTIKKGIYPKEKFKDYVEFRKKTATKDNTKILISKI; encoded by the coding sequence ATGATCAAAATCTACCAATTGTTCTTCGCTGTTTTATCAACATGGTGTTTTGCACAGAATTATGCTGTAAATTCAATACCAGAAAACCTTCTCGTCAATGCCAACGCAGTTATCCGGGAACATTCAGAAGACTACATTCTGAAATCGGTGAATGAGATGACGATTAAAGAAACTCATGTGGTAACCATTATGAGTGCTGCAGGGGATCGTCATTCAACAGTTTCGATTCCTTATAATCCTACCACCAAAGTCAATAACATTAAAGTTGAAATGTTTGATGCATCAGGGAAATTAGATAAAACTTTTGCCAAAAAAGATTTCGCTGATTATACCAATAATCCAAGTGCAGGTTTATATACTGACGATCGTATTTTGATTCTTCGTACGATATCCACAAAATATCCCTTTACTTTAAAAACTTCTTACGAAACCAATACGTCTAATACAGTTTACTTAAGTAATTTTTCTCCGATTAACGGTTACAATTTGGCTTTGGAGAAAAGTAATTTTAGCATTGTCAATAATTCTGGAATTTCTATCAGAATTAAAATAAACGATAAACCAATAGGCAAGGTTTTAGAATCTAAAGAGGGAAATGTCTGGAAATATTCATATCAAAATATTACTGCAATAAGTCCGGAAGATTTATCGCCCAGTTTAAATTATTTAGTACCCAAGGTTGAATTCTCTCCGGAGAAATTTACATTGGAGGGTCGACAAGGAGATTTAACAGATTGGAACAGTTTCGGTAAATGGTATTTTAATGATCTAATAAGTCCAGTTTCCCAGATTACGCCCGAAATTTCCGCGGAAGTTGCAGCGCTAAATTTATCGGGATCCACATCTGAGAAGGTTAAAACACTTTACCAATACATGCAGAATAAAACGCGCTATGTTTTGATTGCCATGGGGATTGGTGGTTGGCAACCAATGCCTGCTTCCGAAGTAGCTAAAAAAGGTTACGGGGATTGTAAAGCGCTTACTAATTATATGAGAACTTTGCTTACTGCAGCCGGAATCCCATCCTACTATTCAGTTATTTACAATGATGATTCGGTAATTAGTTTTGATAAAGACTTCCCTAAATTATCAGGAAATCATGTGATCTTGATGGTTCCTACAGAGAAAAACCCGATTTGGTTAGAAAATACGTCGCAGCGCTTTGCGTTTAATCATCTTTCGTATTCTTCGCACAACAGAAATGTTTTAGCAGTTGATGAAAACGGAATTAAAATCATCGACACTCCAACTTACAAACCAGAAGAAAGTAAAGAATTAATGGTTGCTAAGGTGCAATTGGCAGAAGATGGGTCTATTACTTCAAATGCGAATTTTCAGTTTACAGGTGGCCAATATGATACAAACCTTGGTTTGTTCAGTCTGAAAAGTGATGAAATTAAAGAAGCACTGAAAAATAGACATTACAATTTGCAAATCGATCAAATCGCAGTTCAGAATCTTTCGAACAATCGCGATCATGCTACGATTAGTTATGATCTTAATCTAAAAGCTAAAGGTTTTTCTAAGAAATTGGGCAATGATTTATTTTTTCCCGCAATGCCTTTTTATCCGGCAGTTACTTTTACAACAAATACAGAAAGAGTGCTTCCTTTCGAAACTTCTTTTCCGTTTCAGGATGATTATGAAATTGAATTTTCTGCACCATTCGGATATCAATTCACAGATCTTCCGGAGACGTCCGATTTTTCTACAGAATTTGGTTCTTATTCCTTGGCTTATAAAATGAACGGCGATAAATTAATGGTTCGCAGAATATTAACCATTAAAAAAGGAATTTATCCGAAAGAGAAATTTAAAGATTATGTAGAATTCCGCAAAAAAACTGCAACCAAAGACAATACTAAAATTTTAATATCAAAAATATGA
- the nusG gene encoding transcription termination/antitermination protein NusG translates to MSDLKWYVLKSISGQENKVKTYIENEMKHHGFEDFVTQVVIPMEKVIQIRNGKKVPKEKPYYPGYLMVEANLVGEIPHIIKNIPGVISFLSSTKGGDPVPMRKSEVNRMLGRMDELSEFAIETAIPFVVGENVKVIDGPFNGFNGTVEKLHEEKKKIEVSVMIFGRKTPMELSFMQVEKV, encoded by the coding sequence ATGAGTGACTTGAAGTGGTATGTACTGAAATCCATCAGCGGACAGGAAAATAAGGTGAAAACCTATATTGAGAACGAAATGAAACATCATGGTTTCGAAGATTTCGTAACTCAAGTGGTTATTCCTATGGAAAAAGTAATCCAGATAAGAAATGGTAAAAAGGTACCGAAAGAAAAACCTTATTACCCGGGATACTTAATGGTTGAAGCCAATTTGGTAGGAGAAATTCCACACATTATTAAAAATATTCCTGGTGTTATTTCATTTCTAAGTTCTACTAAAGGAGGCGATCCTGTACCAATGCGTAAATCAGAGGTGAACAGAATGCTGGGCAGAATGGATGAACTTTCTGAGTTCGCAATTGAAACGGCAATTCCGTTTGTAGTTGGTGAAAATGTAAAAGTTATCGACGGACCATTTAACGGATTTAATGGAACAGTGGAGAAACTTCATGAAGAGAAAAAGAAAATAGAAGTATCTGTGATGATTTTCGGAAGAAAAACTCCTATGGAACTCAGCTTTATGCAAGTAGAAAAAGTGTAA